CACGTCCGAGTCCGCGTCGGGGCGGATGCGGATCTCAAAAAACCGCTCCGCCGACTGAATCCCCTCGCCGCCGTCGGGCAACGTCTCGACCGATCCTCCCGCACCATATCCCAAAGCCGCCGATGGAAGCTCCTGCCTGCCCGCCGGCAGTACCGCGTCGATCGTGCCCCGCAACTGCCGATCCGGCGCGCCTTTGACCCGGATATCGACCAGCCCGTTCGCCTCCGCTGCAATCCGCGCCGCCATGTGCTGCCCAGCCACCACCCGTATCAAGAGCCCCTCGTCGCCGATCACCGTGCCAACCCTGTCGCCACGGCGCAGAAACCCCCCCTGGAGGCGATCGACGTCCGGACAGACCCACGCGCCCGGCAGTTCCGACTTCAGGGCCAGACAGGACAACTGGCCTTCCACCCGTCGTATCTTGTCATCGAGCGCCCGAAGCCGCTGGCAGAGCACCTGCGCCGTCCCGGGATCCTCGGTCAAAGCGATCCGCCGCTCAGCCGTGGCTCCATCCCGCTGCGCCAGCAGGGCCTTCCGCTCGGCTGCGAGCTCGACGTTGGTCGACTCCACCAACACCTGATCGCCCGCGCCGACCGTCGAACCCGAAGCCAGATAGTCTCGAACAAACCCATCCGCCGCAGCGTAGACGACCGCCATCCGCACCGGCTCAGCCACGCCTTCGGCCCGCGCACGCTGCGGCATCGGGATCAGCGCTCCCGCAGCCAGAACAGTCACAAGAACCGCCAGCGTCGATCCGACCGCCCAACCTCTGACCCGCGATACCTCGCCGCCGACCAGAAGGTAGTGAGCCAGACGGCCCAGCGGAACGCCCACCCACGCCACGACCGCGCCGGCGGCCAGCAATGAACCAAGGACAAACAGCTTGTCCGCGACGAACAGCACGATCGCCACGCAGACAAACGCGCGATAGACCACCGAAAGCGACGCATAGGCGCACAGCCACGCCGCCTCGCGACGGCTCCGCGCCGGGTTGTGCGCGTGCAGCACCTTCCACCCGTATCGCTTGACGAGGTACCGCACGCACTCGGTCGACCGCTGAGCCAGGTTCGGAATCTCCAGCAGGTCCGACAGCATGTAGTACGCGTCGTACCGCAACAGCGGATTGCCGTTGAACAGCAGCGACGACACGCCCGCGACGAACATCAGGTTGTAGCAGACCGCGTGCAGACCCGTTCCCTGCGCCGTATGGGCCCACACGACGGCGGCAACCGCCGCCGCCGCCAGCTCCACCATCATGCCCGCCGCGCCCACGACCACGCGATGCCACCGGCTGCGAAGCGTCCAGGCGTTGGACACGTCCACGTACGGAATGGGCGTGAACACCAAAATCATCACCCCCATCGTGTGTATCTCGTCGTTGGCGCCGGTGTCGCCGGCGAACCTCTTGCACACAAAGGCGTGCCCGAACTCGTGAAGCACCTTGAGCCCGATAAAACACAGATACAGCAGCGGCAGGTTCTCCGGATCCAGCACCTCCGACGCCTGACCGGCCACTGCCTCCGCCCGGCCCGCGACGCAACACAAACCGATCGCCACCAGCCCGATCCACACCGCCGCGCCCCAACGCGAAAACATCCGGCCGAACACCGCCGTCCACCGGTCCAGAAACGCGTTCGGATCCACAAGCGGCAATCGGACAAACAGGAAATTCATCAGCAGGCCGCCGACCTCCCGCCGCTTCTCAGCCTGCTGGCGCCGCAAAACGCCTTCCACGTCCGGCGACAGATCCGAATGCAGCAGGTTCTCCCTGTAGAGCTGCGCCAAAATCTGAATCGCCTCGCCCTGCGTCGGCGCCTCGTCGCCCAACTGCTCGCTGCAAATCCGCCACGCGTCACCCACCGTCCGCCGTCCGTCAAGCAGCGCCACAAACCGGTAGCCCGCCTCGCTCAGGCGAGAAAACCGGTCGCCGGACTGCTCGTGGACCACGTGCCACAGCCGCCCGCGCGAACGCTGGCGGTAGGTCCGGGCCGTTGACTTCAACCGCGGCGCCGAATCCGCCACGCGATACCACGATTCGCTGAACGTCGGACGATCCACGGTCATGACCATCCCTGCATCTACAGCCACAGTTTCATGCGAAGCCAGTCGGCCAGGTCGTGCGTCCAGAGCCAGAGGCAACGCCGCCGGCCCGCCGTGATCTTCGCCAATCCTTCCATCCCCGGACGCATCCAGTCGGGCCGTGCGTCCAGTTGTCCGCGCACCTTGAACACGTTCTTGCCGTTGACCACCTCCGCGACCGGATTGATCGATGTCACGACAAACGCAATCCGCTGCTCCGGATACGAAACCGCCGCCAGTTCGCCCCGCTGGCCCGCGCCCACGTCCGCGATCCGCTCTTCCGGCACCGCCATCTCGACGTACAGCGAATCCAACGCGGCGATCTCAAACAGCACGTCGCCCGTCTGCACCGGCGCGCCGAGATGACGCTTCATGTCGCCCGTAATCACCGAACCGCTCAGCGGAGCGACGATCCGGGCCTGACTGACCCGGTACTCCAGCACGTCGATCATGGCCTCGCACCGGGCGGCCTGCGCCTGGGCGATCTGCGCCTCAGCCGTCTTGTCGTCCCGCATCGCGCGATCCGCCTCCCTCAGATACCGCAGCCGCTCGGCGCGGGCGCCGGCCAGTTCCAGATGGACTTCCGCCGTATCCAACGTCGCCAGCACCGTCCGACCCGCGGTCACCGCGTCGCCCGGCGAGACGAACACCTCGTTAAGGTACCCGTCGAACGGCGCCGGCACGACCCGCTGCCCCGTCGCCTTCGTCACCAGCGGAGCCTCCACCCGATACTCCCCCCTGGCCAACAGCAAAAACAGCACCGCGACCACGCCCACCCCCGCCGCGACCTTCCTGCCCGTATGCTCCGGATAGCCCAGCCGCGCCGCGGTCGCCCGCACGCCCGCCGCCGCCCTGGCGCCGATCCAACGATCCTGTTCGTAAAGGGTCATCAGGTGCGGCGCGCACAACTCGCAGACCAGCCGCAGCGTCTCGATCTCCGCCAGATCGAACGGCCGCTCCGACGGCCGCTCGAGAGTCACCACAGCCGCCGACCGACCGTCCCGCCGCAGCGGCACACTCAGCACCGTCGCCGTCCCATGGCTCTTCGCCAACGCGCACGCCGACCGATTCACGCAGGTCGCGCCCGGATCGCACGGATAGAGAACCTCCTGGTCCTGATCCAGGCATTCCTCCATCGCCGATTCGATGGCCTGTGCCAGCTTCGTCTTCCGGCTGAACCGTTCCGTGTGGCTGATCGCCCGCAGCTCGACGTACGCCCCCTTCAAAACCCCCAGACTCACCCGCTCGCACGCAAACTCCGAAGCCGCCTCGTTGCACATGACCATCGCCGACGCGTCAAACCGTCTCGGCCGGTGCACCGCCGACAAAAGAAGCATCGCCTTCTGCAGCCGTTGCGAATGGACCTGACGCGCGCGAACCGACAGGCGCGCCTCGTACAGACCCAGCAGGCCCGCGGTCAGTTCCAGTTGTTCGCAGCGGACCGACAAACTCGCCGGATCGTCCGCTTCGACCGGAAACACCGCCAGCCCTTGCGCGCCGCCCAACGGACGAAGCGGAACGATCAGAAGATACCCTTCCGTGGACTGGCCATCGGCGCCGTCCAAAGCGGGCAGCGGCCTGACCGCGACCCGCCGGGCCGCCAGAACGTCCCGCGACAGGATCAACGATCCGTCCAACCACGACGGCCTGGCCGACTCATTTGCCGGCCCCGGATAAACGCCAATGACCTCCGCCGCGCCCTGCCGCACCCGCAGCATCGCCCCCTCACACGCACCCGCCAGCCGACACTGGCCCTCCAGAAGCCGGGCCAGAAACTGCTCCGGCGGCCCTTCGAAACGGGCCAGCTCGTCGATCAGCTCGCTCGCCACCGACCCCGGCCAGGCCCAAGCATGCGTCATCGTCTCAGCGTATATCGTGCCCAAAACCGCTCGCTCCTTTCCGGCGACAACCGCTATCGGTCCTGCCGCGCCGGCTGAGTCTGCGTCACCGGAAAATCAACCCACACGTGCTCGCCCGCCGGCCGAAGCTCGGAATTCGGCAACTCCACCCGCACCGCCAGCGTGTCGCTGCCCGCGTCGGCGACCGCCGCAACGT
The sequence above is drawn from the Phycisphaerae bacterium genome and encodes:
- a CDS encoding HlyD family efflux transporter periplasmic adaptor subunit, translating into MGTIYAETMTHAWAWPGSVASELIDELARFEGPPEQFLARLLEGQCRLAGACEGAMLRVRQGAAEVIGVYPGPANESARPSWLDGSLILSRDVLAARRVAVRPLPALDGADGQSTEGYLLIVPLRPLGGAQGLAVFPVEADDPASLSVRCEQLELTAGLLGLYEARLSVRARQVHSQRLQKAMLLLSAVHRPRRFDASAMVMCNEAASEFACERVSLGVLKGAYVELRAISHTERFSRKTKLAQAIESAMEECLDQDQEVLYPCDPGATCVNRSACALAKSHGTATVLSVPLRRDGRSAAVVTLERPSERPFDLAEIETLRLVCELCAPHLMTLYEQDRWIGARAAAGVRATAARLGYPEHTGRKVAAGVGVVAVLFLLLARGEYRVEAPLVTKATGQRVVPAPFDGYLNEVFVSPGDAVTAGRTVLATLDTAEVHLELAGARAERLRYLREADRAMRDDKTAEAQIAQAQAARCEAMIDVLEYRVSQARIVAPLSGSVITGDMKRHLGAPVQTGDVLFEIAALDSLYVEMAVPEERIADVGAGQRGELAAVSYPEQRIAFVVTSINPVAEVVNGKNVFKVRGQLDARPDWMRPGMEGLAKITAGRRRCLWLWTHDLADWLRMKLWL